The proteins below come from a single Cannabis sativa cultivar Pink pepper isolate KNU-18-1 chromosome 3, ASM2916894v1, whole genome shotgun sequence genomic window:
- the LOC115710738 gene encoding uncharacterized protein LOC115710738 → MAAYIENSDPSDHVSRFNRVMTVIRVSNDTKCLCFPLTLSGSAEEWFKKLEPGSVNCWNKLQVSFRRQFVATTKVILEVSALTNIKKLPTETLKNFIKRFKEEASKTKKVDDGQQLALLQAGIHTGTPF, encoded by the coding sequence atggcagcttatatcGAGAACTCAGACCCTAGCGATCACGTGTCTCGGTTCAACCGTGTAATGACGGTCATCAGAGTCAGCAATGACACCAAATGTTTATGCTTCCCGTTAACGttgagtgggtccgcggaggaatggttcaagaagttGGAACCAGGATCAGTGAACTGTTGGAACAAGCTGCAAGTTAGTtttcggagacagtttgtcgccacGACAAAGGTTATTCTTGAGGTCAGTGCCCTGACTAACATTAAGAAACTACCCACAGAAacattgaaaaatttcataaagaggTTTAAGGAAGAAGCCTCAAAGactaagaaagttgatgacggacaacaactTGCACTTCTTCAAGCAGGGATCCATACGGGGACTCCATTCTAG